Proteins found in one Methanobrevibacter wolinii SH genomic segment:
- a CDS encoding nascent polypeptide-associated complex protein codes for MIPGMNPKQMKQMQRQMKKMGMKMEDIDGVEEVIIKCADKDIVISPAEVNAMNIMGTETYQVTGEAKEIEKEIELDITDEDIEIVANQTNVSKEEAENALKEVKGDLAEAILKLSQ; via the coding sequence ATGATTCCTGGAATGAATCCAAAACAAATGAAACAAATGCAAAGACAAATGAAAAAAATGGGAATGAAAATGGAAGATATTGATGGTGTAGAAGAAGTTATCATCAAATGTGCTGATAAAGATATTGTTATTTCTCCAGCTGAAGTTAATGCTATGAATATTATGGGAACTGAAACTTATCAAGTTACTGGTGAAGCAAAAGAAATAGAAAAAGAAATTGAACTTGATATTACTGATGAAGATATTGAAATAGTTGCAAATCAGACTAATGTATCTAAAGAAGAAGCTGAAAATGCATTAAAAGAAGTTAAAGGAGATTTAGCTGAAGCTATTCTTAAATTAAGTCAATAA
- a CDS encoding DUF11 domain-containing protein produces the protein MISISTVSAIDNNSSNSNSSTTINLYNSVNDSTSNNQNYLESSKSKSFSDLQNLIDSNKNGTIDLDSDYSFSDGDNKYGISIINKTITINGNNHIINAKNNNIIFNLSSSTLKLNNINFVGGYSTEDTRTTGLIDSTKSNITCINSRFSNIEGRVFSVKYSNLTIKKSKFTNIHPDDKYDAYFNGLISSSFHSNVSVSDSNFDNIYGGGFSGSFISFIDNSFKINNCNFTKCSSSGSGGVLYFALDNANVSNCNFINCSSSSSGGSIFSNKANVIINNSKFDNNYISSDKKYFAGKGGACHFQDSNVTIINSKFNNNSANVGGSILFQKYQYKICNINIINSSFINDKAIYGGSLASLDDCYANIINSKFINEHSIFGGAISYATGNLTINNSEFNKCSASKFGGAIVSNSNMTIANSKFKNNNALLGKDIAEFNSSSLNVKNPTFNNYYFENLVHNIKNTYVNTSMNDSSISFCSEYVIYPPVNGSEYFVYDTDILYNKVNDKSVNEYLKILIYQFYYKSNYNSTELQYAIWTFTDTKFWDLNNLNLTDNVKYMVSKTIDLYNSGFRVPDYGATDILDNGSVRIYQFNALFNQGIQNLLNFKVFYNDTILPNITVHKETLNKTVILGNQTSFNIIVKNTGNLMLNDVIVFEDKYDGLIYNNWESVKGVWKFINGNKPSWVLKNLGVNQTAIIKVTFNTTKVGNFTNIVVVKSNETNNKTTNNTTNVIPPENNTPKNNTPNNPHTPDNTSSFNDATVKKLVTTPITGNPITIVLLALSSLALIPIKRKK, from the coding sequence ATGATTTCTATAAGTACAGTTAGTGCAATAGATAATAATTCTTCAAATAGTAATTCTAGTACTACTATTAATTTGTATAATTCTGTAAATGATTCAACTTCAAATAATCAAAATTATTTAGAAAGTTCTAAATCTAAATCTTTTTCAGATTTACAAAATTTAATAGATTCTAATAAAAATGGTACTATTGATTTAGATTCTGATTATTCATTTTCAGATGGCGATAATAAATATGGAATATCTATTATTAATAAAACAATTACTATTAATGGTAATAATCATATAATCAATGCAAAAAATAATAATATCATTTTTAATTTATCTTCATCAACACTTAAATTAAATAATATTAATTTTGTAGGTGGTTATTCTACTGAAGATACTCGTACTACTGGGCTTATAGATTCTACTAAGTCAAATATAACTTGTATCAATTCAAGATTTTCAAATATTGAAGGTAGAGTATTTAGTGTAAAATATTCTAATTTAACAATTAAGAAATCTAAATTTACAAATATTCATCCTGATGATAAATATGATGCTTATTTTAATGGTTTAATAAGTTCATCATTTCATTCAAATGTCTCTGTTAGTGATTCTAACTTTGATAATATTTATGGTGGGGGATTTTCTGGATCATTTATAAGTTTCATAGATAATTCATTTAAAATTAATAATTGTAATTTTACAAAATGTAGTTCATCAGGTAGTGGTGGAGTTTTATATTTTGCTTTAGATAATGCAAATGTCTCAAATTGTAACTTTATTAATTGTAGTTCTAGTAGTTCTGGTGGATCTATTTTTTCAAATAAAGCTAATGTGATTATTAATAATTCTAAATTTGATAATAATTATATAAGCTCTGATAAAAAATATTTCGCTGGAAAAGGTGGTGCTTGTCATTTTCAAGATTCTAATGTAACTATTATAAACTCTAAGTTTAATAATAATTCTGCTAATGTTGGAGGATCAATACTTTTTCAAAAGTATCAATATAAAATTTGTAATATAAATATTATAAATTCAAGTTTTATTAATGATAAAGCAATTTATGGTGGATCTTTAGCTTCACTTGATGATTGTTATGCAAATATAATTAATTCTAAATTTATAAATGAACATTCTATATTTGGTGGAGCTATATCTTATGCTACTGGTAATTTGACTATAAATAATAGTGAATTTAATAAATGTAGTGCTTCTAAATTTGGTGGTGCAATAGTTAGTAATTCAAATATGACAATAGCAAATTCCAAATTTAAAAATAATAATGCACTTTTAGGTAAAGATATTGCAGAATTTAATTCATCTTCTTTAAATGTTAAAAATCCAACTTTTAATAATTATTACTTTGAAAATTTAGTACATAATATTAAAAATACTTATGTAAATACTTCTATGAATGATAGTTCTATATCTTTCTGTTCAGAGTATGTTATATATCCACCTGTTAATGGATCTGAATATTTTGTATATGATACTGATATTCTTTATAATAAAGTAAATGATAAATCAGTTAATGAATATCTCAAGATTTTAATATATCAATTCTATTATAAATCTAATTATAATAGTACTGAACTTCAATATGCAATTTGGACATTTACTGATACTAAATTTTGGGATTTAAATAATCTTAACCTTACTGATAATGTTAAATATATGGTTTCTAAAACTATTGATTTGTATAATAGTGGATTTAGAGTTCCAGATTATGGTGCTACTGATATACTTGATAATGGTTCTGTAAGAATTTATCAATTTAATGCTTTATTTAATCAAGGTATACAAAATTTATTAAATTTTAAAGTATTTTATAATGATACAATATTACCAAATATCACAGTACATAAAGAAACTTTAAATAAAACTGTTATTTTAGGTAATCAAACAAGTTTTAATATTATTGTAAAAAATACTGGAAATTTAATGTTAAATGATGTGATTGTATTTGAAGATAAATATGATGGTTTAATTTATAATAATTGGGAATCTGTAAAAGGTGTATGGAAATTTATTAATGGAAATAAACCTTCATGGGTATTAAAAAATTTAGGTGTTAATCAAACTGCAATTATTAAAGTTACATTCAATACAACAAAAGTTGGAAACTTTACTAATATTGTAGTTGTTAAATCTAATGAAACTAATAATAAAACAACTAATAACACTACTAATGTAATTCCTCCAGAAAATAACACTCCTAAAAATAATACTCCAAATAATCCACACACACCTGACAATACAAGTTCTTTTAATGATGCAACTGTTAAAAAATTAGTTACTACTCCTATTACAGGAAATCCTATTACAATAGTTTTATTAGCATTATCTTCATTGGCTTTAATTCCTATTAAACGTAAAAAATAG
- a CDS encoding metallophosphoesterase family protein: MVLIAHISDLHVSNNDFNEAAYLKAVDEINALGADMIILTGDLTNNGYYTQFLKAKEYLQMFEAPLFAIPGNHDAKNLGYQTFEELIGESSWKLTKDDENLVVLGLDSTSPDLSEGHIGKLQQIWMENELNKCMVENKFSIVAMHHHIISIPRTGRERNILSDAGDILESVINHDVDIVIGGHKHVPHLWRMDDTLFVNAGSLSSYKLRGKDVNSYNTIKITNKNIEIYLNKLDGNKVLLGNFKRRDYVDL; the protein is encoded by the coding sequence ATGGTACTTATAGCACATATATCTGATTTACATGTGAGTAATAATGATTTTAATGAAGCAGCTTATTTAAAAGCTGTTGATGAAATCAATGCTCTTGGAGCAGATATGATTATATTAACTGGTGATTTAACTAATAATGGTTATTATACTCAGTTTTTAAAGGCTAAAGAATATTTACAAATGTTTGAAGCTCCTCTTTTTGCTATTCCTGGAAACCATGATGCAAAAAATTTAGGTTATCAAACTTTTGAAGAACTCATTGGTGAAAGTAGTTGGAAACTTACTAAAGATGATGAGAATCTTGTTGTTTTAGGTTTAGATAGTACTTCTCCTGATTTATCTGAAGGACATATTGGTAAGTTACAACAAATTTGGATGGAAAATGAGTTAAATAAATGTATGGTGGAAAATAAATTTTCTATTGTTGCAATGCACCATCATATAATTTCTATTCCTAGAACTGGTAGAGAAAGAAATATTCTTTCTGATGCAGGGGATATTCTTGAATCTGTAATTAATCATGATGTTGATATTGTTATTGGTGGTCACAAACATGTACCTCATTTATGGAGAATGGATGATACATTATTTGTAAATGCAGGTAGTCTTTCTTCTTATAAATTAAGAGGTAAAGATGTTAATTCATATAATACAATTAAAATTACTAATAAAAATATTGAAATTTATTTAAATAAATTAGATGGTAATAAAGTTCTTTTAGGTAATTTTAAACGTAGAGATTATGTGGATTTATAA
- a CDS encoding nitroreductase family protein produces MELIDIMLKRRSIRKYTDENISDDKIEKIIEAGLLAPTSRNRKPCEFVVIKNKEVLEELSHTKASGSKMLANANVAIAVFADSTKADTWIEDASIALTYMDLMAVSLGIGTCWTQMHLRFSKDDISSEKIARNILSMDDNYRIVGILSLGIPNEVKKPHNLNNLSKDKVKYIL; encoded by the coding sequence ATGGAATTAATTGACATTATGTTAAAAAGAAGAAGTATAAGAAAATATACTGATGAAAATATTTCTGATGATAAAATTGAAAAAATCATTGAAGCAGGTCTTCTTGCTCCAACAAGTAGAAATAGAAAACCTTGTGAATTTGTTGTAATTAAAAATAAAGAAGTACTTGAAGAATTATCTCATACTAAAGCTTCTGGTTCAAAGATGTTAGCAAATGCTAATGTTGCAATTGCCGTTTTTGCTGATAGTACTAAAGCAGATACTTGGATTGAGGATGCTTCAATTGCACTTACTTATATGGATTTAATGGCAGTTAGTCTTGGAATTGGTACTTGTTGGACTCAAATGCATTTAAGATTCTCTAAAGATGATATAAGTAGTGAAAAAATTGCACGTAATATTCTTTCAATGGATGATAATTATAGGATTGTAGGTATTCTTTCTTTAGGAATTCCTAATGAGGTTAAAAAACCACATAATCTCAATAATCTTAGTAAAGATAAAGTTAAATATATTTTATAA
- a CDS encoding manganese-dependent inorganic pyrophosphatase yields MGKTYVFGHKSPDTDSITSSLVMANFEKELGNNDVVACRLGNLNKETEYVLNYFNIDAPELIEKVEDNADVILVDHNSPKESVDNLENANIKKVVDHHKLALETSYPLFYRAEPVGCTETILLKLYEENIIEVTKDIAALMLSAIISDTLLLKSPTTTDDDKEAVKKLAKIADVDYETYGLDMLKAGTDLSDFSIEEILSLDAKQLDFKDVKSIVNQVNTADISEVMKMQDELEEGIKKIIEDEDLDLFMLLITDIINSNSQVIALGKDASLVEKAYGVKLENNTALLKGVVSRKKQVVPIMTENA; encoded by the coding sequence ATGGGAAAAACATACGTTTTTGGACATAAAAGTCCAGATACTGATTCAATTACATCAAGTTTAGTAATGGCTAATTTTGAAAAAGAATTAGGAAATAATGATGTTGTTGCTTGTAGACTTGGTAATTTAAATAAAGAAACTGAATATGTATTAAATTATTTTAATATTGATGCACCAGAACTTATTGAAAAAGTTGAAGATAATGCAGATGTTATACTAGTTGATCATAATAGTCCAAAAGAATCTGTTGATAATTTAGAAAATGCAAATATTAAAAAAGTTGTAGATCATCATAAACTTGCATTAGAAACTTCTTATCCTTTATTTTATAGGGCAGAACCTGTTGGTTGTACTGAAACAATCTTATTAAAACTTTATGAAGAAAACATCATTGAAGTTACTAAAGATATTGCAGCATTGATGTTATCTGCTATTATATCAGATACTTTACTTCTTAAATCACCAACTACTACTGATGATGATAAAGAAGCAGTTAAAAAACTTGCTAAAATTGCAGATGTTGATTATGAGACTTATGGTTTAGATATGTTAAAAGCAGGTACTGATTTATCTGATTTTTCAATTGAAGAAATATTAAGTTTAGATGCTAAACAACTTGATTTTAAAGATGTTAAATCTATTGTAAATCAAGTTAACACTGCTGATATTAGTGAAGTTATGAAAATGCAAGATGAATTAGAAGAAGGAATTAAAAAAATCATTGAAGATGAAGATTTAGATTTATTTATGCTTTTAATCACTGATATTATAAATAGTAATTCTCAAGTAATTGCTCTTGGTAAAGATGCAAGTCTTGTAGAAAAAGCTTATGGTGTTAAATTAGAAAATAATACTGCTTTACTTAAAGGAGTAGTATCTCGTAAAAAACAAGTTGTACCAATTATGACTGAAAATGCATAA
- the argJ gene encoding bifunctional ornithine acetyltransferase/N-acetylglutamate synthase, which yields MFKKPDYVNLIDGGICAVNDVKAAGTKKGKYGVSIIVSPNSNASAVFTTNKVVAAPIIHTKEVIKDGKLSAVIVNSGNANCFTGEQGIKDCDEIVSKASKLLNIPSSEIASSSTGVIGRKMPMDIIEPLIEEVSENLDHSSEASFEAAKGIMTTDTVPKEFAVEVDIEGKPVKIGGICKGTGMIAPNMGTMLCFLVTDAIIAPESIKLALKNAVDLSFNMIVVDGDESTNDTAILMANGQSGVNVADGGKINEKFQNALNYLCVNLAQKMVRDGEGASKFLEVNVHGATSPEDAKLAAKSVASSMLFKAAVFGEDPNWGRIVSAVGYSGCDMNPDIISIAIGNESLFNNPDSSKSTYLVKNGEILAFDGTKYLDMAEKFMANEDIIVDINLNLSDGEATAWGCDLTYDYVKINGEYTT from the coding sequence ATGTTTAAAAAACCAGATTATGTTAATCTTATTGATGGTGGAATATGTGCTGTAAATGATGTAAAAGCTGCAGGAACTAAAAAAGGAAAATATGGAGTATCTATTATTGTATCTCCAAATAGTAATGCATCTGCAGTATTTACTACAAATAAAGTTGTAGCAGCTCCTATTATTCATACTAAAGAAGTTATTAAAGATGGTAAATTATCTGCTGTAATTGTAAATAGTGGTAATGCAAATTGTTTTACTGGAGAACAAGGAATTAAAGATTGTGATGAAATTGTATCTAAAGCAAGTAAATTACTAAATATTCCAAGTTCTGAAATTGCATCATCTTCTACTGGAGTTATTGGTAGAAAAATGCCTATGGATATTATTGAACCATTAATTGAAGAGGTATCTGAAAATTTAGATCATTCTTCAGAAGCTTCTTTTGAAGCTGCAAAAGGAATTATGACTACTGACACAGTACCTAAAGAATTTGCTGTTGAAGTTGATATTGAAGGTAAACCTGTTAAAATTGGCGGTATTTGTAAAGGTACTGGTATGATTGCACCTAATATGGGTACTATGTTATGTTTTTTAGTTACTGATGCAATAATTGCTCCAGAATCTATTAAACTTGCATTAAAAAATGCAGTTGATTTAAGTTTTAATATGATTGTAGTTGATGGTGATGAAAGTACTAATGATACAGCTATTTTAATGGCTAATGGACAATCTGGTGTAAATGTTGCTGATGGTGGAAAAATTAATGAAAAATTCCAAAATGCTTTAAATTATTTATGTGTTAATCTTGCTCAGAAAATGGTTCGTGATGGGGAAGGTGCAAGTAAATTTTTAGAAGTTAATGTTCATGGTGCAACATCTCCTGAAGATGCTAAATTAGCTGCAAAATCTGTTGCAAGTTCAATGTTATTTAAAGCTGCAGTATTTGGTGAAGATCCTAATTGGGGAAGAATAGTTTCTGCAGTAGGTTATTCTGGTTGTGATATGAATCCAGATATAATTTCTATTGCAATTGGAAATGAAAGTTTATTTAATAATCCAGATTCAAGTAAATCAACTTATCTTGTTAAAAATGGGGAGATATTAGCATTTGATGGAACTAAATATCTTGATATGGCTGAAAAATTTATGGCAAATGAAGATATTATTGTTGACATAAATCTTAATTTATCTGATGGTGAAGCAACTGCATGGGGTTGTGATTTAACCTATGATTATGTTAAAATTAATGGAGAATATACTACTTAA
- a CDS encoding NYN domain-containing protein: MKVIVDASNVAHFKKDENSKPMLNNILAAVEALEAKGDEFVVIADASLAHDIDNPDEYNKLVADELIEEVPSGNNADHFILKLAEEENAKVLSNDKFRDFKDEFFNIDTIRIPFSFDGSHLVMGHSKMPKKDKNILQHICDNILDQFEAKRWDTYREKEGIELTPLNIAKESIIRLDDSENHSLDNKIEGVLSKIPMFKEIVSMVDGVESQAPHIIFVLVHPRDYKVTVRNAGPISNAIAERLRLPKKPLIAVRNDLFTKPGTFNLNALYNEEVMDYSPFNVEIHIDNFDEIFIKKNSRNIASTVASRIGSWKFPFVTVKPDIMLEKPGDFEIFLEKGGNADDDSLF; this comes from the coding sequence ATGAAAGTTATTGTTGATGCGTCTAATGTAGCACATTTCAAAAAAGATGAAAATTCTAAACCTATGTTAAATAATATTTTAGCAGCAGTTGAAGCTTTAGAAGCTAAAGGTGATGAATTTGTAGTTATTGCAGATGCTTCTCTTGCACATGATATTGATAATCCTGATGAATATAATAAATTAGTTGCCGATGAACTTATTGAAGAAGTACCTTCTGGTAATAATGCAGATCATTTTATACTAAAATTAGCAGAAGAAGAAAATGCTAAAGTATTATCCAATGATAAATTTAGAGATTTTAAAGATGAATTTTTTAACATTGATACTATTAGAATACCTTTTTCTTTTGATGGTAGCCATTTAGTTATGGGTCATTCTAAAATGCCTAAAAAAGATAAAAATATTTTACAACATATTTGTGATAATATTTTAGATCAATTCGAAGCTAAACGTTGGGATACTTATAGAGAAAAAGAAGGTATTGAACTTACTCCTTTAAATATTGCTAAAGAATCTATTATTAGATTAGATGATTCAGAAAATCATAGTTTAGATAATAAAATTGAAGGTGTTTTATCTAAAATTCCTATGTTTAAAGAAATTGTTAGTATGGTTGATGGTGTTGAATCACAAGCACCACATATTATTTTTGTACTTGTACATCCTAGAGATTATAAAGTTACTGTTAGGAATGCAGGACCTATTTCTAATGCAATTGCAGAAAGGTTAAGATTACCTAAAAAACCTTTAATTGCAGTACGTAATGATTTATTTACAAAACCTGGAACTTTTAATTTAAATGCATTATATAATGAAGAAGTTATGGATTATTCACCATTTAATGTTGAGATTCATATTGATAACTTTGATGAAATTTTTATTAAAAAGAACTCTAGAAATATTGCAAGTACTGTTGCATCAAGAATTGGATCTTGGAAGTTTCCATTTGTTACAGTTAAACCAGATATTATGTTAGAAAAACCAGGAGATTTTGAAATATTTTTAGAAAAAGGAGGAAATGCTGATGATGACTCCTTATTTTAA
- a CDS encoding IspD/TarI family cytidylyltransferase translates to MIFAAILAGGNGTRMGNTEKPKQFLQLGSKPIIIHTIEKFYINNVFEKVIVLTPKEWINHTNNLIKKYIPDADNIVVIEGGTLRNDTIMSAINYIEENYDLSDDDIILTHDSVRPFVTYRIIEENIKAAKEYGACDTVIPATDTIVESRNNGFVSNIPRRDILYQGQTPQSFKILKLKELYNKLTDSEKEILTDACKIFLLKNEKISLVKGDLTNMKITYAYDLRIANAILKES, encoded by the coding sequence TTGATATTTGCAGCTATTTTAGCAGGTGGAAATGGTACAAGAATGGGTAATACTGAAAAACCTAAACAATTTTTACAATTAGGTTCTAAACCTATTATAATCCATACTATTGAGAAATTTTATATTAATAATGTTTTTGAAAAAGTTATTGTTTTAACTCCAAAAGAATGGATTAATCACACTAATAATCTTATTAAAAAATATATTCCTGATGCTGATAATATTGTTGTTATAGAAGGTGGAACTTTAAGAAATGATACTATTATGTCTGCTATAAATTATATTGAAGAAAATTATGATTTATCTGATGATGATATTATTTTAACTCATGATTCTGTAAGGCCATTTGTAACATATAGGATTATTGAAGAAAATATTAAAGCTGCAAAAGAATATGGTGCATGTGATACTGTAATTCCTGCAACAGATACTATTGTTGAAAGTAGGAATAATGGTTTTGTATCAAATATTCCAAGAAGAGATATCTTATATCAAGGTCAAACTCCACAATCTTTTAAGATTTTAAAACTTAAAGAACTATATAATAAATTAACAGATTCTGAAAAAGAAATATTAACTGATGCTTGTAAAATATTCTTACTTAAAAATGAGAAAATCTCATTAGTAAAAGGCGATTTAACAAATATGAAAATTACTTATGCTTATGATTTAAGAATTGCTAATGCTATTTTAAAAGAATCTTAA
- a CDS encoding zinc ribbon domain-containing protein yields MNCKICPHCKTYSDAKNIRCNTCGRELPNLIYSEEILKKEYKNTEKFINKNLNPQGYFSDFKKLLEQEYNIKRVDEKRNITFNLIMEHLIYQTPLDLSITEKYIELAIKLNNLKNMPEDQFKQMVYTDAKEMFFNILNKRKIVFNVYKHIPEQTVPTTVIKNKHGTGTKIVATGLFGVFGLAGTNGVKQETVNKIIPAHDELSRNVNINANDNNITIQIINLEEGKLPKNTYNWNQISEMDSDNYLKSDKFEAILLNDFKAQEIIQSLENVYFKFLNQNHPLRQSIDYAEMKGMLIKDFREYINKHAYGNYAPTNTDKAKELEEYYELKEKGIITETEYLNKKNEILGISNNNTNNNQKPIIANRNFCPNCGSKIHNKDDNFCSECGFKLV; encoded by the coding sequence ATGAATTGTAAAATATGTCCTCATTGTAAAACATATAGTGATGCTAAGAATATAAGATGTAATACATGTGGAAGAGAATTACCTAATTTAATATACTCTGAAGAAATACTAAAAAAAGAATATAAAAATACAGAGAAATTTATTAATAAAAATTTAAATCCTCAAGGCTATTTCTCAGATTTTAAAAAATTACTAGAACAGGAGTATAATATTAAACGTGTTGATGAAAAACGAAATATTACATTTAATTTGATAATGGAACATCTTATATATCAAACACCCCTAGATTTATCTATAACAGAAAAATACATTGAACTTGCTATAAAACTTAATAATCTTAAGAATATGCCTGAAGATCAATTTAAACAAATGGTTTATACTGATGCAAAGGAAATGTTTTTTAATATTTTAAATAAGAGAAAAATTGTGTTTAATGTTTACAAACATATACCAGAACAAACAGTACCTACTACTGTTATAAAAAATAAGCATGGAACTGGAACAAAAATAGTTGCAACAGGATTATTTGGTGTTTTTGGACTTGCAGGAACTAATGGTGTTAAACAAGAAACAGTAAATAAAATAATACCTGCACATGATGAATTATCAAGGAATGTAAATATTAATGCAAATGATAATAATATAACTATTCAAATTATAAACTTAGAAGAAGGTAAATTACCTAAAAATACTTATAATTGGAATCAAATTAGTGAAATGGATTCTGATAATTATTTAAAGTCTGATAAGTTTGAAGCAATATTATTAAATGATTTTAAAGCGCAAGAAATAATTCAATCCCTAGAAAATGTTTATTTCAAATTTTTAAATCAAAACCATCCTTTAAGACAGTCCATAGATTATGCAGAAATGAAAGGAATGTTAATAAAAGATTTTAGAGAGTATATAAACAAACATGCTTATGGAAATTATGCTCCTACAAATACAGATAAAGCAAAAGAATTAGAAGAATACTATGAACTTAAAGAAAAAGGAATAATCACTGAAACTGAATATTTAAATAAAAAAAATGAAATTCTTGGAATAAGCAATAATAATACTAATAATAATCAAAAACCAATTATAGCAAATAGAAACTTCTGTCCAAACTGTGGATCAAAAATACATAATAAAGATGATAATTTTTGCTCAGAGTGTGGATTTAAACTTGTATAA
- a CDS encoding carbon-nitrogen hydrolase family protein produces MKDLKSICKIAVVQATPIMFDKDKCLEKVISIIEECASNGAEFVVFPELFIPGYPYGMNFGFTIGNRDNESRKDWKNYYDNSIIFDGIEMNKIVYTAVKNHVYVSIGYSERDSKTSTLYNSNMMISPEGETFNHRKLKPTGSERLIWGDANKEYFPVMDTPWGPVGNLICWESYMPLARFALYEKGISIYISPNTNDNQEWQNTIRHIAIEGHCYFINCNMVFKKSDYPESTDDEILSKLDDTVCKGGTCIIDPYGHEVSETLWDKEGIIYADLYMNKIIESRMEFDVCGHYSRQDVFDFKFNDD; encoded by the coding sequence ATGAAAGATTTAAAATCAATTTGTAAAATTGCAGTTGTACAAGCAACACCAATAATGTTTGATAAAGATAAATGTCTTGAAAAAGTCATTTCTATTATTGAAGAATGTGCAAGTAATGGTGCAGAATTTGTAGTATTTCCAGAACTATTTATTCCAGGTTATCCTTATGGTATGAATTTTGGTTTTACTATTGGAAATAGGGATAATGAATCTCGTAAAGATTGGAAAAATTATTATGATAATTCAATTATTTTTGATGGTATTGAAATGAATAAAATAGTTTACACTGCTGTTAAAAATCATGTTTATGTGAGTATTGGTTATTCTGAAAGAGATTCAAAAACTTCTACATTGTATAATTCTAATATGATGATTTCACCAGAAGGAGAAACTTTTAATCATCGTAAATTAAAACCGACTGGTTCAGAACGTCTTATTTGGGGTGATGCAAATAAAGAATATTTCCCTGTAATGGATACACCATGGGGACCAGTAGGTAATTTAATTTGTTGGGAAAGTTATATGCCTCTTGCACGTTTTGCATTATATGAAAAAGGTATTTCAATATATATTTCTCCAAATACTAATGATAATCAAGAATGGCAAAATACAATAAGACATATTGCTATTGAAGGACATTGTTACTTTATAAATTGTAATATGGTATTTAAAAAATCAGATTATCCAGAGTCAACAGATGATGAAATATTATCTAAATTAGATGATACTGTATGTAAAGGTGGAACTTGTATAATAGATCCTTATGGTCATGAAGTTTCAGAAACATTATGGGATAAAGAAGGTATTATCTATGCTGATCTTTATATGAATAAAATTATTGAAAGTAGAATGGAATTTGATGTTTGTGGTCATTATTCAAGACAAGATGTTTTTGATTTTAAATTTAATGATGATTGA